Proteins encoded together in one Miscanthus floridulus cultivar M001 chromosome 16, ASM1932011v1, whole genome shotgun sequence window:
- the LOC136514215 gene encoding protein ANTAGONIST OF LIKE HETEROCHROMATIN PROTEIN 1-like: MAWSYVKMSMFGTAAAHSNDDEVIAAVAVLTQTQEKRRWGGSVPGHKTYKRARLAAEWQLKQDYFIERPIYNEEHFRRRFRMRRELFLRIVDEVTAKNRFFQQRRNAAGQLGFSAIHKCTVAMKMLAYGGPADELDDHLKMGESTVLETLNQFVMTVIEVYEKEFLRPPRSEEIEHILSVNSARGFPGMIGSIDCMHWEWSSCPAGWQGMYKGHKGKPTLILEAVATEDLRFWHAKFGFPGSHNDINVLQRSDVFDDLANGRAPSVEFHVNGNIYCLGYFLADGIYPDWATLVKSIRMPISNKQKVFAERQEACRKDVERTFGVFQAKFKIIHRPARLWNPKVLNSIMRACVILHNMIVEDERGVQLPTVHPSEWPGVADPPINQDREIPGVEKLIDAHNIIEDGETAASLQNDLMEHLWTLYGQCSGPFAPKHRN, translated from the exons ATGGCTTGGAGTTATGTCAAAATGTCAATGTTCGGGACTGCCGCAGCACACTCCAACGATGATGAGGTCATAGCTGCTGTGGCCGTCCTCACCCAGACACAAGAAAAACGCCGCTGGGGAGGGTCGGTCCCAGGCCACAAGACTTACAAGCGTGCTCGACTTGCAGCAGAATGGCAGCTGAAGCAGGACTACTTCATTGAACGTCCAATATACAATGAGGAGCATTTCAGAAGGAG GTTTCGTATGAGACGGGAATTGTTCCTTCGGATAGTTGATGAGGTCACAGCCAAGAATAGGTTCTTCCAACAGAGGAGAAATGCTGCTGGGCAATTAGGATTCTCTGCTATTCACAAGTGCACGGTGGCTATGAAGATGCTAGCATATGGAGGACCAGCTGATGAGTTGGATGATCATTTGAAAATGGGGGAGAGTACTGTCCTAGAAACCTTGAATCAATTTGTTATGACCGTGATTGAGGTGTATGAGAAAGAATTTCTTCGTCCGCCCAGGAGTGAGGAGATAGAGCACATATTAAGTGTCAATTCAGCCAGAGGTTTCCCAGGAATGATAGGTAGCATCGATTGCATGCACTGGGAATGGTCTAGCTGCCCAGCTGGTTGGCAAGGCATGTACAAAGGGCACAAAGGCAAGCCAACTCTAATACTTGAGGCAGTGGCGACGGAGGATCTTAGGTTTTGGCATGCCAAATTTGGTTTTCCAGGATCTCACAATGACATTAATGTGTTGCAGCGTTCCGATGTTTTTGATGATTTGGCTAACGGGAGGGCACCCTCTGTTGAGTTCCATGTCAACGGCAACATCTATTGCCTTGGATACTTCCTAGCAGATGGCATATATCCCGATTGGGCTACACTAGTGAAAAGCATACGAATGCCAATTAGCAACAAGCAAAAGGTTTTTGCAGAGCGACAGGAGGCATGTAGAAAGGATGTGGAGAGAACTTTTGGTGTTTTTCAAGCTAAGTTTAAAATCATCCATAGGCCAGCTCGTTTATGGAATCCAAAGGTGCTTAATTCCATTATGCGTGCTTGTGTCATACTACACAACATGATAGTTGAAGATGAGCGCGGGGTTCAGCTGCCAACTGTCCACCCATCAGAATGGCCTGGAGTGGCCGACCCACCTATTAACCAGGATAGAGAAATCCCAGGAGTTGAGAAACTTATTGATGCACACAATATTATTGAGGACGGAGAGACGGCAGCATCGCTTCAGAACGACCTGATGGAACACTTGTGGACTCTATATGGGCAATGCTCTGGTCCTTTTGCTCCTAAACACAGGAACTGA
- the LOC136509932 gene encoding glutathione S-transferase T3-like, whose amino-acid sequence MLSAAKYRWPLPSLSSTKISALQLFRRWEKKSSRSEIGEGSPPAPPRTMDNNIGSSGCPDESEQIFGANQWAFGYSAALQSAGVPSNLQFNMNGSSHMSCPPMNGQPNLGFSLENNHVSRDPAKKVQKPAKKTNVARRGSAFTKEEDLVVCSAFLNVSKDPVTGVNQTSGGYYKRFHDFFNEHKPEGSNRSQIAIQHRWGVIQKAMNKFCGLKDKVDRQNESGKNEQDRIDDAVKMYERAEPFTIMHCWKKLNKEAKWCNKFLELNNPTPAGGRSCPPIQGHAESGNENIETSRPEGRDSAKKRRSKSFAETSSSSTAVEVLQKLQDKSEKTEQKQDQQMAEILSRKDEKIKIQKDLFILQKKHMKMKVQQQKKEIMIREKEAESRKKESEAQLITAESSIMSVDIDKVPPHLKNYYAGMQQEIMVRRGFMSPPNNKD is encoded by the exons ATGTTGTCGGCAGCCAAATATAGGTGGCCTCTTCCGTCTCTCTCCTCCACGAAAATATCTGCCCTCCAACTGTTTCGCAGGTGGGAAAAGAAGAGCTCGCGCTCGGAGATAGGGGAAGGTTCGCCGCCGGCGCCTCCAAG GACAATGGATAATAACATTGGCTCGAGTGGTTGTCCTGACGAATCTGAACAAATCTTTGGGGCAAATCAGTGGGCTTTTGGTTATTCTGCTGCTTTGCAATCTGCGGGTGTTCCTTCAAACCTCCAG TTCAACATGAATGGATCCTCCCACATGTCCTGCCCACCTATGAATGGGCAACCTAATTTGGGGTTCTCTCTTGAAAACAACCACGTATCTCGGGACCCTGCAAAAAAAGTACAGAAGCCTGCAAAAAAGACAAATGTGGCTAGGAGAGGATCTGCATTCACCAAAGAGGAAGACTTGGTGGTGTGCTCGGCATTTCTGAATGTTAGCAAAGACCCTGTTACTG GTGTGAATCAGACTTCAGGTGGTTATTACAAGAGGTTTCATGATTTTTTCAATGAGCATAAGCCTGAAGGGTCCAACCGTAGCCAGATTGCTATTCAACATAGGTGGGGAGTGATTCAGAAAGCAATGAACAAGTTCTGTGGGCTCAAAGATAAAGTTGATAGGCAGAATGAGAGCGGAAAAAATGAGCAGGATCGG ATAGATGATGCTGTAAAAATGTATGAGAGGGCAGAACCTTTTACCATCATGCATTGCTGGAAAAAACTTAACAAAGAGGCCAAATGGTGCAATAAGTTTCTTGAGCTAAACAACCCTACACCAGCTGGTGGAAGGTCATGTCCTCCAATTCAAGGCCATGCAGAATCTGGGAATGAGAATATAGAGACATCACGACCTGAGGGTAGGGATAGCGCGAAGAAACGTAGATCAAAGAGCTTCGCAGAGACATCATCATCCAGTACGGCTGTTGAAGTCCTCCAGAAGTTGCAGGATAAATCTGAGAAGACCGAACAAAAGCAAGACCAGCAAATGGCTGAAATCCTAAGTAGGAAGGATGAAAAAATTAAAATTCAAAAGGATCTTTTCATTCTTCAGAAGAAGCATATGAAGATGAAAGTACAGCAGCAAAAGAAGGAAATTATGATTAGGGAGAAGGAGGCAGAAAGTAGGAAGAAGGAGTCAGAAGCTCAACTGATCACAGCTGAGTCTAGTATTATGTCGGTTGACATTGACAAGGTCCCCCCTCATCTGAAAAACTATTATGCTGGCATGCAACAGGAAATCATGGTGCGCAGAGGGTTCATGAGTCCGCCAAACAACAAAGACTAA